A part of Streptomyces sp. DSM 40750 genomic DNA contains:
- a CDS encoding extracellular solute-binding protein, producing the protein MTPNSATSSAPSRRSFLASTAVAAAVVAGGVPLLSACGGSQEGRKEGTTSGKDAQKILPTFVASSVVAPDIPSKNGSSAGFSKAIATADLKTSVPKKLGSGGKLKVMAPFWGTPPKGDNPYYTAMNEAAGVQVTWQNQDGVTYDQKLGAVLASSDIPDVVVVPGWNLMGKIPSAINAKFADLGPYLSGDKVKDYPNLAAVPTEAWQRGIFGGQLRAIPFPAPYVTDIAPMYRRDLFEKKGYSVPTSPDEFLSWAKEATDAKSKVWACDDMKWSAWNFFGVLGASDKALWWNLVDGKLVNRVETEEYLEALEWTRKLYAADVVHPDAVSGKAGGDARNRFTAGQSLVFNGNISAWWGSVSEQATQKSDFDMAAFDIFGPDGGDPTLWAVQPANIFTFISKKATAQQIKDFLALCNYCAAPYGTKEFMLTAYGVEGTDYEMKKGLPVKTTDGVNEVNGAYDYTGNPAPYVAYPDFPEVTKGIVEWQQRMGAFTKKSSFFGLTITEPNRWANLADNFEQLEDDVVRGRKKISDIQQAVSDWKSKGGDGLRDWYKKLLDDTGSAS; encoded by the coding sequence ATGACGCCGAACTCCGCCACCTCCTCCGCGCCGAGCCGGAGAAGCTTCCTCGCCTCCACGGCGGTCGCCGCCGCCGTAGTGGCGGGGGGTGTGCCGCTGCTGTCCGCCTGTGGCGGCTCGCAGGAAGGCCGTAAGGAGGGCACGACGTCGGGCAAGGACGCGCAGAAGATCCTTCCGACGTTCGTCGCGTCGAGCGTCGTGGCTCCTGACATCCCGTCGAAGAACGGTTCGTCGGCCGGTTTCAGCAAGGCGATCGCCACGGCCGACCTGAAGACCTCGGTCCCGAAGAAGCTCGGCAGCGGCGGCAAGCTCAAGGTCATGGCGCCGTTCTGGGGCACCCCGCCGAAGGGCGACAACCCCTACTACACGGCGATGAACGAAGCCGCCGGCGTCCAGGTGACCTGGCAGAACCAGGACGGCGTCACCTACGACCAGAAGCTCGGCGCGGTCCTCGCCTCCAGCGACATACCCGATGTCGTGGTCGTGCCCGGCTGGAACCTGATGGGCAAGATACCGAGCGCGATCAACGCCAAGTTCGCCGACCTCGGCCCCTACCTCTCCGGCGACAAGGTCAAGGACTACCCGAACCTCGCGGCCGTCCCCACCGAGGCCTGGCAGCGCGGCATCTTCGGCGGCCAGCTGCGCGCGATCCCGTTCCCGGCCCCGTACGTCACGGACATCGCGCCCATGTACCGCAGGGACCTCTTCGAGAAGAAGGGCTACAGCGTTCCGACGAGCCCCGACGAGTTCCTGTCCTGGGCGAAGGAGGCCACCGACGCCAAGTCGAAGGTGTGGGCCTGCGACGACATGAAGTGGTCGGCGTGGAACTTCTTCGGCGTCCTGGGGGCCAGCGACAAGGCGCTGTGGTGGAACCTGGTCGACGGCAAGCTGGTCAACCGCGTCGAGACCGAGGAGTACCTCGAAGCCCTGGAGTGGACGCGCAAGCTGTACGCGGCCGACGTGGTCCACCCGGACGCGGTCTCCGGCAAGGCGGGCGGCGACGCCAGGAACCGGTTCACGGCCGGTCAGTCCCTGGTCTTCAACGGGAACATCTCCGCCTGGTGGGGATCGGTCTCCGAGCAGGCCACCCAGAAATCCGACTTCGACATGGCCGCGTTCGACATCTTCGGCCCCGACGGCGGCGACCCCACCCTGTGGGCGGTCCAGCCCGCCAACATCTTCACCTTCATCAGCAAGAAGGCCACCGCGCAGCAGATCAAGGACTTCCTCGCCCTCTGCAACTACTGCGCCGCCCCGTACGGCACCAAGGAGTTCATGCTCACCGCCTACGGCGTCGAGGGCACGGACTACGAGATGAAGAAGGGCCTGCCGGTCAAGACCACCGACGGTGTCAACGAGGTCAACGGCGCCTACGACTACACCGGCAACCCCGCCCCGTACGTCGCCTACCCCGACTTCCCCGAGGTCACCAAGGGCATCGTCGAGTGGCAGCAGCGCATGGGCGCCTTCACCAAGAAGTCCTCGTTCTTCGGGTTGACCATCACCGAGCCCAACCGCTGGGCCAACCTCGCCGACAACTTCGAGCAGCTCGAGGACGACGTCGTACGCGGCCGTAAGAAGATCAGCGACATCCAGCAGGCCGTGTCCGACTGGAAGAGCAAGGGCGGCGACGGCCTGCGCGACTGGTACAAGAAGCTGCTCGACGACACCGGTTCGGCGAGCTGA
- a CDS encoding carbohydrate ABC transporter permease: protein MSAVLDKPAHERPTAKKPSRWAAPPRPTWEEEPSKAGLAGKGIALSFACFAILFPLWIVIVTSLQSKKTIDEAGGLVVIPKGITFIAYQELLGGGQVQKAALVSVGVTLVGTLFSMSVSVLCAYGLSRVGSLGHRWILMTLLATMFFGAGLIPTYLLVQSLGLMDTYLALILPSAVSVFNILVLRSFFMGISPELIDSARIDGAGDWRILWKIVMPLSRAVLAVIALFYAVGYWSAWFNASIYLTDQDKMPLQNIMIQLVQKQERPVGLATQINTGQLSPLAIQMAVMVMALLPVAVLSPFVQKHFKKGMLTGAIKG from the coding sequence ATGAGCGCCGTCCTCGACAAGCCGGCCCACGAGCGGCCGACGGCGAAGAAGCCGAGCCGCTGGGCGGCACCGCCCCGCCCGACCTGGGAGGAGGAACCCTCCAAGGCCGGACTCGCGGGCAAGGGCATCGCCCTCTCGTTCGCCTGCTTCGCGATCCTCTTCCCCTTGTGGATCGTCATCGTCACCAGCCTCCAGTCGAAGAAGACCATCGACGAGGCGGGCGGCCTGGTCGTCATCCCCAAGGGCATCACCTTCATCGCCTACCAGGAACTCCTCGGCGGCGGTCAGGTCCAGAAAGCCGCACTCGTCAGCGTCGGGGTCACCCTCGTCGGCACCCTGTTCAGCATGTCCGTCTCGGTCCTGTGCGCCTACGGCCTCTCCCGCGTCGGCTCACTCGGCCACCGCTGGATCCTGATGACCCTGCTCGCCACCATGTTCTTCGGCGCGGGCCTCATCCCGACCTACCTGCTGGTGCAGTCCCTGGGCCTGATGGACACCTACCTCGCGCTGATCCTCCCCAGCGCCGTGAGCGTCTTCAACATCCTGGTCCTGCGCTCGTTCTTCATGGGTATCTCGCCGGAACTCATCGACAGCGCCCGCATCGACGGCGCCGGCGACTGGCGCATCCTGTGGAAGATCGTGATGCCGCTGTCGAGGGCCGTCCTCGCCGTCATCGCCCTCTTCTACGCGGTCGGCTACTGGAGCGCCTGGTTCAACGCGTCCATCTACCTGACCGACCAGGACAAGATGCCGCTGCAGAACATCATGATCCAGCTCGTCCAGAAACAGGAACGCCCGGTCGGCCTCGCCACCCAGATCAACACCGGCCAACTCTCCCCCCTGGCCATCCAGATGGCGGTCATGGTCATGGCCCTCCTCCCCGTCGCGGTCCTCTCCCCCTTCGTCCAGAAGCACTTCAAGAAGGGCATGCTCACCGGCGCGATCAAGGGCTGA
- a CDS encoding ABC transporter permease, whose protein sequence is MSHSTVPRSRAEAKTPEQNPESGGDARPRSGGDKKAGKLSLKLRFRRDRTLILMTLPAVLLILVFNYIPILGNVVAFQDYDPYLSENGVVAIFQSPWIGFEQFERIFADSAFWHAVQNTFVLFFLQLILFFPIPILLALLINSVVRPRVRAVAQAVMYLPHFFSWVLVVTVFMQIFGGAGVIAQTLRQHGYDGFDLMTNPEIFKYLVTVEMIWKDAGWGIIVFLAALSSVSNDLYEAAAMDGAGRWRRIWHITLPALRPVIALLLVLRVGDALTVGFEQLLLQRQAVGVDASDVLDTYVWWNGIRNQDFSYAAAAGLVKGVVGLALVLTANKVAHLMGEQGVYKK, encoded by the coding sequence GTGTCCCACAGCACGGTGCCCCGGTCCAGAGCCGAGGCGAAGACCCCCGAGCAGAATCCGGAGTCCGGCGGTGACGCCCGACCCCGGTCCGGGGGCGACAAGAAGGCGGGAAAACTGAGCCTGAAGCTCAGATTCCGGCGTGACCGCACGCTGATCCTGATGACGCTGCCGGCGGTCCTGCTGATCCTGGTCTTCAACTACATACCGATCCTCGGCAATGTGGTCGCCTTCCAGGACTACGACCCGTACCTCAGCGAGAACGGCGTCGTCGCCATCTTCCAGAGTCCCTGGATCGGCTTCGAGCAGTTCGAGCGGATCTTCGCGGACTCGGCCTTCTGGCACGCGGTGCAGAACACCTTCGTGCTGTTCTTCCTGCAGCTGATCCTGTTCTTCCCGATCCCGATCCTGCTCGCGCTGCTCATCAACAGCGTGGTCAGGCCCCGGGTCCGGGCGGTCGCCCAGGCGGTCATGTACCTGCCGCACTTCTTCTCGTGGGTCCTCGTCGTCACCGTCTTCATGCAGATCTTCGGCGGCGCGGGCGTCATCGCGCAGACCCTCCGCCAACACGGCTACGACGGCTTCGACCTGATGACCAACCCGGAGATCTTCAAGTACCTGGTCACGGTCGAGATGATCTGGAAGGACGCCGGCTGGGGCATCATCGTCTTCCTCGCCGCGCTCTCCTCCGTCTCCAACGACCTGTACGAAGCCGCCGCGATGGACGGCGCAGGCCGCTGGCGCCGCATCTGGCACATCACGCTGCCCGCGCTGCGCCCGGTGATCGCCCTGCTGCTGGTGCTGCGCGTCGGCGACGCACTGACCGTCGGCTTCGAGCAACTGCTGCTCCAGCGGCAGGCGGTGGGCGTCGACGCCTCCGACGTCCTGGACACCTATGTGTGGTGGAACGGCATCCGCAACCAGGACTTCAGCTATGCCGCCGCCGCGGGTCTCGTCAAGGGCGTGGTCGGCCTCGCACTGGTGCTGACCGCCAACAAGGTCGCCCATCTCATGGGTGAGCAGGGGGTGTACAAGAAATGA
- a CDS encoding exo-alpha-sialidase: MRTSQPSRRTVLAGTAAAAALTTLPAPTTPAHAAEPRTAKAAGGYRWRTAVIGGTGFVTGVLFHPSVRGLAYARTDIGGAYRWDDRKARWTPLTDHLGWDDWNLLGVEAIAIDPAHPNRLYLALGTYAQSWAGNGAILRSDDRGATWTRTDLTVKLGANEDGRGAGERLLVDPRDSDTLWLGTRHDGLLKSTDRGATWAAATGFPATPSSSGQGVTLLVAADRTLYAGWGDADGTSATATLYRTTGGTTWEAVPDRPTGTSAKVPIRAAYDQHTRELYVTYANAPGPNGQSDGSVHKLRTTTGQWSDVTPVKPGGTTDGGTSRSSEAESGGGSADTFGYGGVAIDACRPGTVVVSTNNRWADIDTVFRSTDGGRTWTSLKDSAVFDVSETPYLKWGADKPKFGWWIQALALDPYDSKHIVYGTGATLYGTRDLKNWAPQIRGLEETSVRQLISPPVGEAHLISGLGDIGTMYHERLTASPSRGMASNPVFGSATGLAQASTKPSYVVRTGWGDNGNGAYSHDGGRTWAPFEAQPDIAKNAPGPIATNADGSALLWSFVHWDGTKYAAHRSADNGATWSEISSFPKGATPVADPADPTLFYAYDTDTGTLYASTDSGRSFTARASGLPSGDGQFKLVATPGRSGDLWLSVKGNGLYRSTDGGSAFSKVDSCRASYTLGFGKAADGADYPAIYQVGSTGTITAVYRSDDGAKTWTRINDDAHQWGWTGEVIIGDPRVHGRVYLATNGRGIQYGEPV, from the coding sequence ATGCGCACGTCCCAGCCGAGCCGCCGCACCGTACTCGCCGGAACCGCAGCCGCCGCCGCACTCACCACGCTGCCCGCGCCGACAACCCCGGCCCACGCCGCAGAACCCCGAACCGCCAAGGCCGCCGGAGGCTACCGCTGGCGCACCGCGGTGATCGGCGGCACCGGCTTCGTCACCGGCGTCCTCTTCCACCCCTCCGTACGCGGCCTCGCCTACGCCCGTACCGACATCGGCGGCGCCTACCGCTGGGACGACCGCAAGGCCCGCTGGACCCCGCTGACCGACCACCTCGGCTGGGACGACTGGAACCTCCTCGGCGTGGAGGCCATCGCCATCGACCCCGCCCACCCGAACCGCCTCTACCTCGCCCTCGGCACCTACGCCCAGTCCTGGGCCGGCAACGGCGCGATCCTCCGCTCCGACGACCGCGGCGCCACCTGGACCCGTACGGACCTCACCGTGAAGCTCGGCGCCAACGAGGACGGCCGGGGCGCGGGCGAGCGCCTTCTCGTCGACCCGCGCGACAGCGACACCCTGTGGCTGGGTACGAGACACGACGGTCTGCTCAAGTCGACCGACCGGGGCGCCACCTGGGCGGCAGCGACCGGCTTCCCGGCGACTCCCAGCAGCTCCGGCCAGGGCGTCACCCTGCTCGTCGCCGCAGACCGCACCCTCTACGCCGGCTGGGGCGACGCCGACGGCACCTCCGCCACCGCCACCCTGTACCGGACCACCGGCGGCACCACCTGGGAAGCCGTCCCCGACCGGCCCACCGGCACCTCCGCCAAGGTTCCGATCCGCGCCGCGTACGACCAGCACACCCGCGAGCTGTACGTGACGTACGCCAACGCGCCAGGTCCCAACGGCCAGTCCGACGGCAGTGTGCACAAGCTCCGCACCACCACCGGCCAGTGGAGCGACGTGACCCCGGTGAAGCCGGGCGGTACGACGGATGGGGGCACCTCCCGCTCGAGCGAAGCCGAGAGTGGGGGAGGCTCCGCCGACACCTTCGGCTACGGCGGGGTGGCCATCGACGCCTGCCGCCCGGGCACGGTGGTCGTGTCCACCAACAACCGCTGGGCCGACATCGACACGGTCTTCCGGTCCACCGACGGCGGCCGTACCTGGACGTCCCTCAAGGACTCCGCTGTCTTCGACGTATCCGAGACTCCTTATCTCAAGTGGGGTGCCGACAAGCCGAAGTTCGGCTGGTGGATCCAGGCGCTCGCCCTCGACCCGTACGACTCGAAGCACATCGTGTACGGGACCGGCGCGACCCTCTACGGCACCCGGGACCTGAAGAACTGGGCGCCGCAGATCCGGGGCCTGGAGGAGACGTCCGTACGCCAGCTGATCTCGCCTCCGGTCGGGGAGGCGCATCTGATCAGCGGACTCGGGGACATCGGCACGATGTACCACGAGCGGCTCACCGCGTCCCCGTCGCGCGGCATGGCGTCGAACCCCGTGTTCGGGTCGGCGACGGGACTCGCGCAGGCCTCGACGAAGCCGTCGTACGTGGTCCGCACCGGCTGGGGCGACAACGGAAACGGCGCGTACTCCCACGACGGCGGGCGGACCTGGGCGCCCTTCGAGGCCCAGCCCGACATCGCCAAGAACGCACCGGGGCCGATCGCCACCAACGCCGACGGCAGTGCGCTGCTGTGGTCCTTCGTGCACTGGGACGGCACGAAGTACGCAGCTCACCGGTCCGCCGACAACGGCGCGACCTGGTCCGAGATCTCCTCCTTCCCGAAGGGCGCCACGCCGGTCGCCGACCCGGCCGACCCGACGCTCTTCTACGCGTACGACACCGACACAGGAACGCTGTACGCGAGCACTGACAGTGGCCGTTCTTTCACGGCGCGTGCGAGCGGGCTGCCCTCCGGGGACGGCCAGTTCAAGCTGGTCGCGACTCCGGGCAGATCCGGTGACCTGTGGCTGAGCGTGAAGGGGAACGGGCTGTACCGGTCCACCGACGGCGGGTCCGCCTTCTCGAAGGTCGACAGCTGCCGGGCCTCGTACACCCTCGGCTTCGGCAAGGCCGCCGACGGCGCCGACTACCCGGCGATCTACCAGGTCGGCTCGACCGGGACCATCACCGCCGTCTACCGCTCCGACGACGGCGCGAAGACCTGGACCCGCATCAACGACGACGCCCACCAGTGGGGCTGGACCGGCGAGGTCATCATCGGCGACCCCCGCGTCCACGGCCGTGTGTACCTGGCGACGAACGGGCGGGGCATCCAGTACGGGGAGCCGGTCTGA
- a CDS encoding glycoside hydrolase family 3 C-terminal domain-containing protein: MTAQTPPTPPFRDPQLPLAKRIDDLLQRLTLDEKIAFLHQFAPAVDRLGVAAFRTGQEALHGVAWMGPATVFPQAIGLGATWNEDLVRRVGEAVSTETRAMRARDDRVGLNVWSPTVNLLRHPLWGRNEEGYSEDPKLTSAIATAYTRGLRGDHPTYWRTAPVLKHWLAHNNETDRSVTSSSVRPRVLHEYDLRAFRETVEAGAVAGVMPAYNLVNGRPNHVSPYLSEHLRSWTDEHLLVCSDAGAPSNLVDSEHYYDTHEEATAASLRAGVDSFTDHGTESSTMIGRIQGALVQGLLTADDIDEAVRRQLSVRFRLGEFDPESDPYAGTKDFDTPAHRALAQEAAEQAVVLLKNEGGLLPLAADARIAVVGLLADECKLDWYSGTLIHRSTPLEGLYDRFGAERVTFAEGVDRVRLKALSTGAYVSVPEAADATDEVRGAEGALDPALLAGRTDLPPLTTDADGTELALVDWGGGVLTFRAPDGRYLSVADDGHLRASADQPGGWVVQETFRLEPSESHGNGHLLKHAGTGRYVTVGAEGVKVADENDAHPEIFELMVTQPGEEAVTRVAAAADVVVVVAGNDPHINGRETEDRPTLALPAHQERLLRAARAANPNTALVLVSAYPYAVDPAGLPAVLWTAHGGQAAGTALARVLAGDVSPAGRLPQTWYAADADLPDLLDYDVIGARQTYLYFEGTPLFPFGHGLSYAEFAYGNLVTHVGEGELTVSFTVTNTGAVTADEVAQLYVRAEDPSVPRPRRELVGHRRVTLASGASTELTFRLPLSVLEFWDVAHGTWHLEPGAYELLAGASSEDIRLRTTVAVEGEPVAPRPVVTHGLNAADFNEQRGTEIVDRTKAAGDAVTPVGGESGELLFHDCDFGAGVTEVTVEVAGAGSVEFSLIGGPVLATLTLDTPTADPYTYTTLRAAVSIADVHDVHFKLRGPLRLAHVGFSG, encoded by the coding sequence GTGACCGCACAGACGCCGCCCACGCCGCCTTTCCGCGACCCGCAGCTGCCGCTCGCGAAGCGCATCGACGATCTGCTCCAGCGGCTCACCCTGGACGAGAAGATCGCGTTCCTGCACCAGTTCGCGCCCGCCGTCGACCGCCTGGGGGTGGCCGCCTTCCGCACCGGCCAGGAAGCCCTGCACGGTGTGGCCTGGATGGGCCCCGCGACGGTGTTCCCGCAGGCCATCGGCCTCGGCGCGACCTGGAACGAGGACCTCGTACGCCGCGTCGGCGAGGCCGTGTCCACCGAGACCCGCGCCATGCGCGCCCGCGACGACCGCGTCGGCCTCAACGTCTGGTCCCCCACGGTCAACCTGCTGCGCCACCCCCTGTGGGGCCGCAACGAGGAGGGCTACTCCGAGGACCCCAAGCTGACCTCGGCGATCGCGACCGCGTACACCCGCGGCCTGCGTGGCGACCACCCGACGTACTGGCGGACGGCCCCCGTGCTCAAGCACTGGCTGGCCCACAACAACGAGACCGACCGCTCCGTCACGTCCTCCTCGGTCCGCCCCCGGGTCCTGCACGAGTACGACCTGCGCGCCTTCCGCGAGACGGTCGAGGCGGGCGCGGTGGCCGGGGTGATGCCCGCGTACAACCTGGTCAACGGCCGCCCCAACCATGTCTCGCCCTATCTGAGCGAGCATCTGCGCAGCTGGACGGACGAGCATCTGCTGGTCTGCTCGGACGCCGGCGCGCCGTCGAACCTCGTCGACTCCGAGCACTACTACGACACCCATGAGGAGGCGACCGCCGCCTCGCTGCGCGCCGGCGTCGACAGCTTCACCGACCACGGCACGGAGAGTTCGACGATGATCGGACGAATCCAGGGCGCCCTGGTCCAAGGCCTGCTCACCGCCGACGACATCGACGAGGCGGTCCGTCGCCAGCTCTCGGTCCGCTTCCGCCTCGGCGAGTTCGACCCGGAGAGCGACCCGTACGCCGGCACCAAGGACTTCGACACCCCGGCCCATCGCGCCCTCGCCCAGGAGGCCGCCGAGCAGGCGGTCGTCCTGCTGAAGAACGAGGGCGGTCTGCTGCCGCTCGCCGCGGACGCCCGTATCGCCGTCGTCGGTCTGCTCGCCGACGAGTGCAAGCTCGACTGGTACAGCGGCACCCTCATCCACCGCTCGACCCCGCTCGAAGGCCTGTACGACCGCTTCGGTGCCGAGCGCGTGACGTTCGCGGAGGGCGTGGACCGCGTACGCCTCAAGGCGCTGTCCACCGGCGCGTATGTGTCCGTGCCCGAGGCGGCCGACGCCACCGACGAGGTGCGCGGCGCGGAGGGCGCCCTCGACCCGGCGCTCCTCGCCGGCCGCACGGACCTGCCGCCGCTCACCACGGACGCGGACGGCACGGAACTGGCCCTCGTCGACTGGGGCGGGGGCGTGCTCACCTTCCGCGCGCCGGACGGCCGTTATCTCTCGGTCGCCGACGACGGACATCTGCGCGCCTCGGCCGATCAGCCGGGCGGCTGGGTCGTCCAGGAGACCTTCCGCCTGGAGCCCTCCGAATCCCATGGCAACGGTCACCTCCTCAAGCACGCAGGGACAGGCCGGTACGTCACTGTCGGCGCCGAAGGCGTGAAGGTTGCCGACGAGAACGATGCGCATCCGGAAATCTTCGAGCTCATGGTGACCCAGCCCGGTGAGGAGGCCGTGACCAGGGTGGCCGCCGCGGCCGACGTGGTCGTCGTGGTCGCGGGCAACGACCCGCACATCAACGGCCGCGAGACCGAGGACCGCCCGACCCTCGCCCTCCCCGCCCACCAGGAGCGCCTGCTGCGCGCGGCCCGCGCCGCCAACCCGAACACCGCGCTGGTCCTGGTCTCGGCCTACCCGTACGCCGTCGACCCCGCCGGCCTGCCCGCCGTCCTGTGGACCGCGCACGGCGGCCAGGCCGCGGGCACCGCCCTGGCCCGCGTCCTCGCCGGCGACGTCTCCCCCGCGGGCCGCCTCCCGCAGACCTGGTACGCCGCCGACGCGGACCTCCCCGATCTCCTCGACTACGACGTGATCGGCGCGCGCCAGACGTACCTCTACTTCGAGGGCACCCCGCTGTTCCCGTTCGGCCACGGCCTGTCGTACGCGGAGTTCGCGTACGGAAACCTCGTCACCCACGTGGGTGAGGGCGAGCTGACGGTCTCCTTCACCGTCACCAACACGGGGGCGGTGACGGCCGACGAGGTCGCGCAGCTCTACGTCCGCGCCGAGGACCCGTCGGTCCCGCGCCCGCGCCGCGAGCTGGTCGGCCACCGCCGCGTCACCCTCGCCTCCGGCGCCTCGACGGAGCTGACCTTCCGACTCCCGCTCTCCGTCCTGGAGTTCTGGGACGTGGCCCACGGCACCTGGCATCTGGAACCGGGCGCGTACGAACTGCTGGCCGGCGCGTCCAGCGAGGACATCCGCCTGCGTACGACCGTCGCCGTCGAGGGCGAGCCCGTCGCCCCGCGCCCGGTCGTCACCCACGGCCTGAACGCGGCGGACTTCAACGAGCAGCGTGGCACGGAGATCGTCGACCGTACGAAGGCGGCGGGCGACGCGGTGACACCAGTGGGCGGCGAATCGGGCGAACTCCTCTTCCACGACTGCGACTTCGGCGCGGGCGTCACCGAGGTGACGGTGGAGGTGGCGGGCGCGGGGAGCGTCGAGTTCTCGCTCATCGGCGGCCCGGTGCTGGCGACGCTGACGCTCGACACACCCACCGCGGACCCGTACACGTACACGACCCTGCGGGCCGCCGTCTCCATCGCCGACGTGCACGACGTCCATTTCAAGCTGCGCGGCCCGCTGCGGCTGGCGCACGTCGGCTTCTCCGGCTGA